CAGAACCGTCACAATCGTATTTAcaaaatcttgaaaaaaaaaatgaggacTTTCCACTAGCTACTgctacaaaattaaaaaaaaaacaattaaaagtaaaagaacagGATTATTTTGCTGTTAATGTCGCAAGCACTTCATCTTTAAGGCCAAAAACTTCAAAGTTAACTGATGTAAGTGAGATAGTTTATAATTTTCagattcgtttttttttttacaaatagaatttttttttaatataatagaaaattgaaagatcaTTACAATCgctagaaataaaaagtactgATACTGAATGTAATAAGAAAGTGGAGAAAGTTATTAAAAGGAGTAAGTTATATAATTCCATTACTAGAACATGTAAAGAACAATTTAAATACATGTTAAAACTAGAATGGATAAAGAATTCATAGTtactaaagaaatatatttatctttgaagGAGGAAAATAGGACTACACCTACTGAAGACACAACAATTGTTAAATCATCAAAATCTAAGGATGCTTTAATTCTTGAACTGTCACCACCAAAGGATGCCCCAATTGTTGAACTGTCAACATCAAATGATGCAGAAGTAAAAGATAATGGAACGACTAAAATGCCTAAAAAGACAACTGCTGAGTGTAGTCATGACAGAttaagaaatgataaagatattaagaaaaatttcagtATTGGTCGTGGTATTTTTAAGATATGTGAAATACACAGAAAATTtggaatttctaaaaaaaactttgaatCAAAGTTTATGAATTCAAAAAGtggtaatatattatattaaattttttgttataataacataatttacattataatacaTGTTAATGTTATTTCAGATGTAGAGTCATTAGTAAAACAAAGTGcagaaatgaataataacaaagGTATTTTTGTTGGGTACTCGGAAGATGATTTTACTTTGGACATGGACAATATTGAAAACAAGTTGACTGATATCGATGTGTggtatgtttaataaaaatcaaatcaaatttttaatactgaatttatacataattatatattttaacagaatcaaaaagaaaaaaaacccgAGTCCCCAACAATGTGATAAAGTTAATTTTATCACagcaagaatatttttttattttttatataagtaacgtaagattttat
The window above is part of the Vespa velutina chromosome 24, iVesVel2.1, whole genome shotgun sequence genome. Proteins encoded here:
- the LOC124956938 gene encoding uncharacterized protein LOC124956938 isoform X2, with amino-acid sequence MATDDYVTCPYDPSHRILKSRMSRHLIKCELNHPTLRLLTCPYNKIHRISPLEYEHHLSICESKGTVQRNYFENASSISANILPVTKINELKIPPSSENWDEEPEPSQSYLQNLEKKNEDFPLATATKLKKKQLKVKEQDYFAVNVASTSSLRPKTSKLTDEENRTTPTEDTTIVKSSKSKDALILELSPPKDAPIVELSTSNDAEVKDNGTTKMPKKTTAECSHDRLRNDKDIKKNFSIGRGIFKICEIHRKFGISKKNFESKFMNSKSDVESLVKQSAEMNNNKGIFVGYSEDDFTLDMDNIENKLTDIDV
- the LOC124956938 gene encoding uncharacterized protein LOC124956938 isoform X1; translated protein: MATDDYVTCPYDPSHRILKSRMSRHLIKCELNHPTLRLLTCPYNKIHRISPLEYEHHLSICESKGTVQRNYFENASSISANILPVTKINELKIPPSSENWDEEPEPSQSYLQNLEKKNEDFPLATATKLKKKQLKVKEQDYFAVNVASTSSLRPKTSKLTDEENRTTPTEDTTIVKSSKSKDALILELSPPKDAPIVELSTSNDAEVKDNGTTKMPKKTTAECSHDRLRNDKDIKKNFSIGRGIFKICEIHRKFGISKKNFESKFMNSKSDVESLVKQSAEMNNNKGIFVGYSEDDFTLDMDNIENKLTDIDVWYV